The following proteins come from a genomic window of Candidatus Eisenbacteria bacterium:
- a CDS encoding polyprenol monophosphomannose synthase — translation MKTVIVIPTYNEKENLERLLPEVLAVSEGVEVLVVDDSSPDGTADVVRAMAERIPRVHLLERPGKMGLGSAYRDGFRRALDLGADLVMEMDADFSHDPKYIPDFLRAAQVADVVLGSRYMNGVNVINWPISRLILSYGANLYTRIVTGMPILDATGGFKCFRREVLEKIRFETSRSDGYSFQIELNYRCWRANYRIREIPIVFVDRHSGSSKMSKRIIWEAVWMVWRLRMGGLRRGEGRP, via the coding sequence CATCCCCACGTACAACGAGAAGGAGAACCTGGAGCGTCTTCTCCCGGAGGTTCTCGCCGTCTCCGAGGGGGTCGAGGTGCTCGTGGTGGACGACAGCTCCCCCGACGGCACCGCCGATGTGGTTCGCGCCATGGCGGAGAGGATTCCCCGCGTGCACCTGCTGGAGCGTCCCGGCAAGATGGGACTCGGCTCCGCCTACCGCGACGGGTTCCGCCGCGCACTCGACCTGGGCGCCGACCTCGTGATGGAGATGGACGCCGATTTTTCCCACGATCCCAAGTACATCCCCGACTTCCTCCGCGCCGCGCAGGTGGCGGACGTGGTGCTCGGCTCCCGCTACATGAACGGCGTGAACGTGATCAATTGGCCCATCTCACGGCTGATCCTCTCCTACGGCGCGAACCTGTACACGCGAATCGTTACGGGCATGCCGATTCTGGACGCCACGGGCGGGTTCAAATGTTTCCGTCGTGAAGTGTTGGAGAAGATCCGCTTCGAAACATCGCGCTCCGACGGGTACAGCTTTCAGATCGAGCTGAACTATCGATGCTGGCGCGCGAATTATCGGATCCGCGAGATCCCCATCGTGTTCGTGGATCGCCATTCCGGCTCGTCGAAGATGTCGAAGCGGATCATCTGGGAGGCGGTCTGGATGGTCTGGAGACTCCGCATGGG